In Spirosoma aureum, a single genomic region encodes these proteins:
- a CDS encoding XdhC family protein — protein MKEIARIVEVFEQIDFSQRKVALATVVWVEGSSYRRPGARMLITDDGRWEGAISGGCLEGDALRKARQVMLDGVPIVVTYDTMDDGANSFGVGLGCNGIIDILIEPIDPADPKNPVALLHEFIQKRDVRVLATILKSDEATGFIPGNRFVLTDQSASLLPDWLQDDMQLTFKTGKPLTQTYFVESGSAEVFIERIDPGIELVIFGAGYDVIPVAKLARDLGWQVTVTDDCIAHLSPKRFPIATCVLYADRQAVLDQITITSRTAAVLMSHNFNYDRAVLQALLATDVPYIGILGPRKRFDKMQAEFEKDGLNFSEVALNRVHAPIGLDLGAETPDEIALSIMAEIKAFFTKGSGGFLKDKSGPIHERLTNIQTSASQPTTFANSTIESV, from the coding sequence ATGAAAGAAATAGCCCGCATCGTTGAGGTTTTTGAGCAAATTGACTTCTCACAGCGCAAGGTAGCTCTGGCAACTGTGGTGTGGGTTGAAGGCTCGTCGTATCGTCGGCCAGGAGCACGGATGCTCATCACTGATGATGGCCGCTGGGAAGGGGCCATCAGCGGTGGCTGCCTGGAAGGCGATGCACTCCGAAAAGCCCGGCAGGTCATGCTCGATGGCGTACCGATCGTTGTTACATACGACACAATGGACGATGGAGCCAATAGCTTCGGCGTAGGATTAGGCTGCAACGGTATCATTGACATTCTGATCGAACCAATTGATCCGGCCGATCCAAAGAATCCTGTGGCCTTATTACATGAGTTTATCCAGAAACGGGATGTACGTGTATTGGCTACGATTCTGAAAAGCGACGAGGCAACAGGTTTTATTCCGGGCAATCGGTTTGTTCTGACCGATCAATCAGCAAGTCTTTTGCCCGACTGGTTGCAGGATGACATGCAGCTTACGTTCAAAACCGGCAAGCCACTCACGCAGACCTATTTTGTCGAATCAGGAAGTGCCGAGGTGTTTATTGAGCGAATTGATCCTGGTATTGAGTTAGTTATTTTCGGAGCTGGGTATGATGTCATTCCGGTGGCCAAACTTGCCCGTGATCTTGGCTGGCAGGTTACCGTTACCGACGATTGCATTGCGCATTTGTCGCCAAAGCGTTTTCCGATCGCGACCTGCGTTCTTTATGCCGACCGTCAGGCCGTTCTTGATCAGATCACCATTACGAGCCGAACAGCAGCCGTCCTGATGTCCCATAATTTCAATTACGACCGAGCTGTTTTACAGGCTTTGTTGGCGACCGATGTGCCCTATATTGGTATTTTAGGGCCACGCAAACGATTTGATAAAATGCAGGCTGAATTTGAGAAAGATGGTTTGAATTTCTCAGAAGTAGCTCTCAATAGGGTCCATGCGCCTATCGGCCTCGATCTGGGCGCAGAGACTCCCGATGAGATTGCCTTGTCAATTATGGCCGAAATAAAGGCCTTTTTCACGAAAGGCTCGGGCGGTTTCCTTAAAGATAAATCTGGACCAATTCATGAGCGCCTAACCAACATCCAGACAAGTGCCAGCCAACCGACAACGTTTGCCAACTCTACAATTGAATCCGTTTAA
- the ruvX gene encoding Holliday junction resolvase RuvX, with protein MARLLAIDYGAKRTGIAVTDPLQIIASALETVPSHELLKYLRAYVQREPVDAFVVGLPKRLDGTDTDNTPRVRKFVTHLQNALPEIPVYWHDERFTSAMALQAMIASGSSKKDRREKGNIDKVSAAIILQSYMESKK; from the coding sequence ATGGCACGACTCCTGGCAATCGATTATGGCGCAAAACGAACCGGCATTGCCGTAACCGATCCGTTGCAAATCATTGCTTCGGCGCTGGAAACGGTACCCTCTCATGAGCTGTTAAAATACCTCAGAGCGTATGTTCAACGAGAACCCGTAGACGCTTTTGTTGTTGGGCTACCTAAACGATTAGACGGAACCGATACGGATAATACACCCCGTGTCCGCAAGTTCGTCACGCATTTGCAGAACGCTTTGCCCGAGATTCCGGTTTATTGGCATGATGAACGCTTTACATCCGCCATGGCCCTGCAAGCCATGATTGCCAGCGGAAGCAGTAAAAAAGATCGACGCGAGAAGGGCAACATCGACAAAGTCAGTGCGGCTATCATTCTCCAATCATATATGGAAAGCAAAAAATAG
- the def gene encoding peptide deformylase, translated as MILPIIAYGDPVLRKRAKNIEPGSLDVKTLSENMFETMYAASGVGLAAPQIGQSIRMFVVDGEPLNEDEPEEDIDQSLVGFKKVFINPEIIEEAGDDWGFEEGCLSIPGIRGEVFRPEIIVIRYFDTDWNEHEEEYEGMAARIIQHEYDHLEGKLFTDYLPTLRRQLIKKKLADITKGKTDAEYRMKFPK; from the coding sequence ATGATTCTCCCAATAATTGCCTACGGCGACCCAGTGCTGCGAAAAAGGGCTAAGAACATTGAGCCCGGTAGCCTTGACGTCAAGACGTTGAGTGAAAATATGTTCGAAACCATGTATGCGGCCTCGGGTGTCGGATTGGCGGCACCACAGATTGGCCAGAGCATTCGCATGTTTGTAGTGGATGGTGAACCGTTGAACGAAGACGAGCCAGAGGAAGACATCGATCAAAGTCTGGTTGGTTTCAAGAAAGTCTTTATCAATCCCGAAATCATTGAAGAGGCTGGTGATGACTGGGGTTTTGAGGAAGGTTGCCTGAGCATTCCCGGCATTCGGGGCGAAGTCTTCCGGCCAGAGATCATTGTAATCCGTTATTTCGACACCGACTGGAACGAGCACGAAGAAGAGTATGAAGGCATGGCCGCTCGTATTATTCAACACGAATACGATCACCTGGAAGGAAAACTCTTTACGGACTATTTACCTACGTTGCGCCGTCAGCTTATCAAGAAAAAGCTGGCCGACATTACCAAAGGCAAGACAGACGCAGAGTATCGAATGAAGTTTCCCAAGTAA